One Glycine max cultivar Williams 82 chromosome 1, Glycine_max_v4.0, whole genome shotgun sequence genomic window, GACGCATCAATTGTTTGGTTTTTTTGGTTGGATATATGTCTTATATATTAATCGATCGATAGTGAATAAGAGTTAACAAGACAATTCGTTAAAAAAAGAGTCAAAAGacaataatcaattaaatattctCATAACCTTTTAAGTTATAATAGTTCAGTTTATCAATTTGATGTTGATGTAATATCAGTTTTGTGAATAATTagtaaatatattaacaaaCGTAAAGAGTTTTAACATTATCATTCCTAAATCATTATTCTCataacctctttttttttttaagacaaaaaaaaaaaaaaagaggaagtgAAAGAGAGAATGCATGTGAAAATTATAGACGAAGCACAAACAAGACAAGCTCACTTTCAATTAGCGGCAACAGCCGCGGCACTTTGCCACCACGTACACGTTATACTTGATGACCTCCTTTTCCACATGCTTTCTTTTTGACTAACCGCTCACAGACCACTTGTCCCTCATGCACTCCCATTACTGTGATATGGACTATGCACCATCACCCACCCGAGtaacttaatatattttgttgttaGACCGGAATCTTCAAATACACCCAACTTAGTGGATAGGTAAAACTTTTTCCGgatttgtgtgtgttttttttcttaattgttcGAAtaatcagaagaaaaaaaagactccGGTTAATTCGAAGTTCGGTTGAGATATAAGTAAAATatgatcattaattattttcatcaacGATCGAACTCAAGTActacttaaataatttaatcctAACTTCAACATATTAATCATTTGTGTACTATCATTTGGTTAGATTTGTGTCTTTAAATAGTTATATTTCTTCCTAAAAATTGTCTTGTATGTTAATTGTTATGAACAGCTCACAGTTATAAGGTGAATATCTACTGCTCCAAATTTGTTTAGTTTTCAACCAACCTTTTTATTCTCAATTTTGTCAGTTTTCAGTAAAGCTTTCCATTCTCAGTTGAACATCagtgtttgtgtgtgtttgtATGAATTACTTTCTATTTTGTTGCTCAAGTCTTTTTAACAGCCAGATTTTAATTAGCAAAAGATTAGACACCTTGCTGTATAATTGTTGTTGTAGATTGGTGGACCATTATGATCTCATCAAGAATTAGGTAATGAAGACTTAAAAATCGGTGGTTTTCTTCTCAGTCTAACTCAGATCAACGGTTGGGTATCATATGCCTTTTGGTCTCCCAATCACATTATCTGGCATTTGATGTTCCAACCCCTCGCGTCTTTATCAACACATAACTCATGTTAATTCCACGTGATCGGGTGTGTCTCTATCAACATGATgtgtcaagttttttttaaaattttaatataaaccgTTGCATGATGAGAGTAAGCTTTGTTTGTCTTTTAAGTTAATCAGTCTTGAAGGTTAAACACCCAATTCTTCCCACTTTGCAATTAAGCCGTAAGCCCCACCTGCCCAACCATAATAATCTAGATGAATTCTTTTTAAAGCAATCAAGATGAATTTAACCTGCGTGTTTGTGTAAACAAAAAATTGCACCACCGCCcccatttcattttatttgataGTTTTTCGAATTAGAATATTTCGGTTTCGACTTATTTGTCACATTTTTATTACCCTTATTTAcctattacaataaataaggatattttgattaaattaaaaacaattattttctgtACCTATTAGCTTCAACAACAAATAAACGATGCCGGGAGTTTATGATTAGCTGATATCTTCATAAACCATCAGAAGAACAGATCGATAAAtcaatataaagatctttcgaTTGTCCAACTTTTATGGACCAGCGACGTCTAACATTAAGTAATGCATACGGTCATGTAAGCTTTGCAATCAGCCTTCTTAAacaatcaaaacatcaaagaacAGATCGAAGTGATAAATCAATATAACGATCTTTCGATTAGGCCACAACTATTATGGACCAGTGATATCTAGCAGTGGCAAAACGTGGAGCCCAGAAAAGAGTTGAAACGCGAGAAAAAGGGAgagttgaaataaaaaattgatattgataAACATGGGAGAAAGTGGATATGTACACATGAGCTAAGTGCTAAACGAACAACGAACCCAATTTGTTCTGTCTTTACCTAAACACTTGTGCCTCTGCCAACAAGAATCCAATTCCATACTATTTAATCTCACAACCTTCCCACCGACGTGAACATCTTTCTGCAATAACCAAAATCTGTTCCGATTCAAAGGAGCATTTAAAATGGTGGGGCACCCCAATCTGCTACAGCTGTGCATCTAACTATCCGTTTTCCACCTACCCAACCCAACCCAACCAACTAGAACAACAACTATCACCAAATTCCACCTTTAAACTTTTTATGTACACAAAGCCCAAATCTGAAGCAAAGAATATTATGCTACACATGTTGCATACATAGAACAAACTCACTCCTAAATTCTTGTGCTCTACCCTCTGATTTAAGAACAGGATTTGATTAGTCCCAAATGGTACAGATTCCTTCTCACAAGGCTCCCAATGGACAACAACACTGCCCCACCCATTCCAACCGCTTGATCCTCTCTCTCTGCCTCCTGATGATTTATCAATGGCAACTCCTTCACCTCTAAATTGCTTAACCCAATTTTCTGCCTAACAGATTCGATAATTTTGGAATCAGCTGGATTTCCAATCGCATCCGTTAcatagaatatatttttagccATATTCCCTATGGTAGATATCTCAGCCCTGGTCACATTGAGCCCATTCTCTCGGAATGTTCTCACCACTTCTGCTAGAAGCCCCTGCCTGTCTTCTGTGCATAACTCTAATCGAACACCCTGTAATCAAATCgaataatttaacaattaactCATTTTCGCCACTTGATATCATAAGGAGTAACGATTTAACAAATACCACGAGTGAGATGAAGGAAGCCTATACCTCAGATGCCCTTCTCTCTACAGCAGCTTTTAAGCATTGAATTACACGTTGACGTTCTGGTTCTGAACTAATTGGAGTCCCATCCTTGTGTCTTATATAAAATTCCTGAAATGCAACATTAAGTAAGAACATAAACAAAGCAActaagcaaaaaggaaaataactACATTGGATGAAAGGAAGTTGAATAATTACCAAGTAAGCTCGGTCACCATCAGTGTTAATAGTTGCATGGAATACAACATATTCCATGTCTGTCAAATTGCATACAATGTCAAATAATAGCTTGGTTCGATCTTTGCACTGAACATTCACGACTGAATAACCCCTTCCTTCCCAATTCTGGACTGTCACCGATGCGTTATCGGAAGTCAATTTAAGAATAGGAGCCCTTTCATAATCACGGTCAACAAACATCAACTGATGTAGCCTTCTTTCAGTGTGCATCACGGCCATAGAGAAAGAAATTTTTGCACTTCTAATGTCATTGTCTCCCTTCAAAACATTTCTTAAGCGCAATTCAATCTTATTAATTTTCTGAGAGTCCTCAATAGCAGACCCAGAACTAGAATCTTTTACATAGATTAAGGAGGCAATACGGCCATTGTGTGTCCAAACCTTAGACTCAACCACATCACATTGAAGATCAGCCAGTACAGCAAACACTTCCGATAAAAGACCAACTCGGTCAGTTCCTGTTAATTCCAACGCAGTGAGACCGTTAGAGAGGTTGGTTCTTCCATAGTGAATGTTCCCAAGTGACTGTCATGGGAAAATTCAGAGTTAGATAAACAAGAAAgacaagatataaaaataaaaataaaataaattctaacaggtaacattgtaattaaattagaaCTTGTAAGACCACAATAAAATACctgttcaatatattttaaaacactcTCGTCGATTATCTTGTTTCCATTTTGATCGGTGACATGAAAAACTGTCCATTGAAAAGCCAAAGGTTAGAAGTGCTTGGGGCATTACCCATATTTAGCATAAGAAACCATAACTAAACCAATTATTAAAATGGGAAATGACAATTTTATCTTACCATCCATGAACCACTTGCCATCAGCAGAAATATACGCTTTCTTAATTGAAAGGTTCAGGTCAGCTAGCACTTCTACAGCATCCAATAGAATACCATGCCTTCTGGCGCTGTCAACCTGTGCAATTCATGGAAGCAGAGACcattgttatttttaactattattttttttctaaacatatATGGAACAAAATGTTCCCATATGGGCAAGATTTCGTGGCAGGTTACCTTGACTAGCGTAGCTGAGGAGAAAACGGAATTGTCAATGACAACCCTGTTTCATAGAAAAAGGTCAAAGTTAGCAAAATTGCCTTGTCTCCCAATTTCTCTTCCAAACATCAAAGTATAAAGAATACACTAATGGGAACACAGACTTTTCAGAAGAGGAGGAAGCTGGAcgcaataagaaaagaaaagtaaaaaaaatggttaaaatATTGTCAGCGgacaaatcaaattcaaaagtcggCGTGACttagggataaaaaaaaacGTAATTATTCTCTGAAAAGTATTCACGTTTTGAAACTGAATTATTGCAACCAGATAGAATGCAAGGAGGAACAAAGCCAGTGGTCAGAGACACGAAACGTTCTTGTCTGCAAAAAAGGGATTTCGCTGGGACAAAAACCAACATAAACAATAGCAACTGTTTTAAGATTAACAGGCTAGGGGTTTACCACCATTCGGGGGGAATAGATTAAAGAGTAAATAAAATTGGCAGGAAATCAAATAGCGTGTCCATAAGACGatgcaaaaacaaaagaatatgaGAGATTTGCATAAAATCAGAGGCGAAATTTATAGATCGGTCCAAAATATACAGGGTTAGAAGCTATATGTTCCAAGTAATAGAAACGGAAGAGACTAGAGAGGCGAGAGGAAAAAATAGTAGCATAAAACACGGTAAGACAAGAAGAGAGGGAGGATAGTTAAAGAACCTGGGAGTGTTCATCCGAATTATGAGCTTTTCGTATTCGTCCGTACACGCAGGCCACTCCATTTTTATTTGGCAGTGCTTcgaaaggagaagaaagaatGGTGTATTGAGAATCAAGCTCTGTTTTGCAGGAGAAACGGTAGGCGGTTATAACAAGAGTGTTCCCTTAACACGTTAtccgaagaagaagaagaagaagaagaagaagccctTGGCTGTGTCTCTTTCTTTCAATACGCGGTTTCCCCTAAGCTTAAGGCCAAAAGCACAAAGCAGGCcttgttcttgttcttactATTTGCTTGTCTCCGTCCGTGTTTAAAAACTACGAGTAGTAACACCgctatatatatttaaagatattttctacTCAcgcttttttttaattgagtttaGTGTAGCCCCTAGCATGCCTATACACAGAGAAAGAGGAGCACCAGCACTCTCACATGGCGTGACTAACGTCTGCCCCCCTGACCCACCCAgcctttctattttattttattttttgctctGTTTCATGCCACACCCAATAATTGTTTAAGGATAAAtagtcaaaaaaaaaattagagaatatGAGGTTGataaattcttcataaatttattttttaatacgtaaaaagtgcaataaaaaaatgtctctaaattttataacttaatattataattcgttaattttttaacattataacttaataacacaataatttcataaatttaaaaataagattaatttatttcatattttgatGGCATCACACTTTTAATCTTGGATGAAGCAAGGACGACACGTGTCCTCTTGACCAATGAGCGTGAATTGACAATCCACATTGGACGACACGTGGGATCTCCAGATGTTGCTTTGCTTGCTCTGGACTCAACAGGTAGGAGCCACGTGGAACGAGTAAACTTGATAATTAAGGTCAGATTTGCCGACCCCAATCATTATTACGTCCGCACGTGATAACACCGCTCGATTCGCTTTTTCCTCTCTCATTCACTCCTTTCGCCcgcttttcttcattctttcaTATTCACCTTATTCGTTCTATACTGAAATTAATTTTAGGAAATCATAGAAGGGGTCATTGggtgtttttaaaataagtaagaaTTAGGATAGTATTCGTTGataaaaaggataaaagatatattagttgataaaattaaatacataaataggatttgttgtattaattaaaatatcaactcaaataaaatagttatattatgaaataaaataataagatctTGCAATAAAAAAGGCCTTACACATAATAAATGTGAatgtaatttgtaataaaatcaaattatactttaaaatataatatttattgtcaTATATTATGTAACAGGTATAGAAATTTGTATAAGTGACATTATTTTTACTAAcgtgttacaaaaaaaaaagttgtattatATGtgatttctttattaaaaaaacattatatctTAGAATAAAATGTCTGATTGGGTTTAAGCATGGTATCTAACCAAATTTTATACAGGAGACATACCTAACTGATTTTCAGATATTTGATTTGAAACATAATCTACGATGTTCTAATATTTACCTCatatattacatatttttttatttgtcatatattagttttcattcaatttattttttactgtttatataacaatttcttaaaatatttttttgttgaaatggaAACAATGGTAAGAAAAATAGTTTCtcctattattattactttggATGTTTACAAAAAATGTTGTGATTGTCAATAAAGGTTCGCTCAAAAGATTATTCTATCAATTTTACTTGGTCACAGTTATTTAGTGAGTCTCGGGTTGTAGATGGATTGATCTTGAGGATGATTACCCGGTATACCCATTAAGcaatagtagtatttttttttttttggatgaaaaatgtTTGATCAACATTCGCTAGTTGAAAGAGAGGCACTGTGTgtgtctatttttatttttaaaaataaacacaaaaaatagttaaataaagtagtggtaacaatttttttagagtAAGTAATaacacttatattttaaaattttatgaagaaagtagaaaacaattatatatattaatgggtaatttaggaataaaaaatatgtataccaaaaaatataattatctttattaatagttataaatgATAAAGTTTATGATGCAATTGAAAGTGAGACAGAGAAATGTTagtgaaatatttaaatagatGGATGTATGTgtattattctctttttttagaTAGAATAAAGTCTTTAATTCCTCCAATGGTTTGGTGGTTTGCAAATATTTCCTCTAATCATCAAATGCGTGTTTTAACGTGAGATTAAATTAATGATAGAATCAAACCAACATCGTGTAAGGAGGATGTGTGCTAACTTTGGATGCATGATCACATGCATAAGAAAATTTTCTGTTTGaagaaataaaatcttaaaatatatctCAATATCTcgaaaattttattcttaattgtTGGAAAATTAGTTATTGACTACCAACTTAAGAGATCcatggttaaaaaaaatctctataaACGGACGAGAACTGTGAAAAATCTCGAGCATGTGTCAAACAATAGAGTagactcattttttttaaaatcacggGCATTCTTTTAAGATTATCGTGGGTGATAAAATTTTCACTTAATCAGAGAACACTAATTAAGTGATAATCTAACGCTAACTAATTCACGCACTTAGTGGTGGAGTGGACTCTTGTGAATGTActgtatttgttatttttgtagTGTTTAATAAAGTCGACAATAGAAATGCATATCCTAATAAATTCCGAAAGGAGTAAGTTGGGTTGGGACCCATGGAAAGAGGACCCTCGGTGTCCGTGGCCAGATGCAGGCCCGTCAGAAAACACGTTCCACGGGTTTTGCTAGTGTCGTTGCCTTTAAATACAATACAacactatgtattttgaaacatacatataaaatattttatttataaaaaattgaaaacaagcaTACTTATAAGCCTGCAATAATTAAGTATTGTGGAGAGGTGGGTTAGTTAAGGAAATGTTGTTGGCACGAAGGTGTGGTGGTTTCCGCCAAACGCGGTTGTTTGACCATTGCTATTGCATTTGTATCCACAGTGCCACGTGGTTGACAACTCAGCAATTGTTGTATGGACCCCACCTTGTTTCTCAGCATTTCAGGCGGGATTGATTCAACGTGCATGAGCatgttttcaataaataattaacgcAGCAGGAATCAGAATGAATGCATGCAAAATCTCTGTTTAGCTTCTCTGAATTTAGACAACAATGGCTTCCGACTCCGACTGTCTTGTATGACACCCCGCATTTCCTAATTTGACTATCGCCACTTAAATTAATTTGCTATATTGGGTTTGTGACGACGTGTAAAGCACACATTCCCATAATCCTTTTAACTATTTCACGTTTCTCCTACCTTATATATCTGAACTTatatataccaaaaaaataattttataagttagacttaaatataaataaatttaactaattttttatatttaattttattattttaaaatattttttattttattttagtttaatttgtaattattttttatttataatatcaaaGTTTCAATgaaccaaattttaaaaataattttattttttacataagattaataaaattaaatgatattaaatattttttttaatgagtatgaaattaattatttgtgctTATAAGTCTAGAAGGAGTATAATATAGAACCTTAATATTTTATACCATGTATGTTTGGTTTCAcattagaaatttaattttgaaatcataattgattttagataatttttatacGTTTAGTTTCacgttgtaaaataaaataaaattaatttttggtttagaatttattatgaattgaaataattttgtataattttttgcgttggatcataaaatttatactaaattttacttctaacttaattatataatgaaaacatctaaacataaatcatatcacttcaaaattaattttatccaaaaccaattttaaaaaattaattttatcaaccgTTTATTCAAACACGCACATATTCTTGAAGatgtacaaataaaaaataaattcttgaagaagtaagaactaattttatttattgtgcaAAATATGTATCAATTCATGTGATATTATACTAAccttttcaataattttaagtttgagtcctacaattatatttaatactttaaaaaatatttattacctaCAATAACGTTATCcaaactcaaataaaattatctcttacaaaaataatacttaaaCTATCAAACAAGagaattcatttcattttgaagaatatatattattgatgtaAAAGTTTCTTATAAGGGTtcagtttaattaaaatattaaagcttatagtaattttaaatatcttttctttaaaattttatttacctttATATCATGTTTTTTCTATCTCTAATACttaaaaacaataatcaaaACGCA contains:
- the LOC100780903 gene encoding ACT domain-containing protein ACR8 translates to MEWPACTDEYEKLIIRMNTPRVVIDNSVFSSATLVKVDSARRHGILLDAVEVLADLNLSIKKAYISADGKWFMDVFHVTDQNGNKIIDESVLKYIEQSLGNIHYGRTNLSNGLTALELTGTDRVGLLSEVFAVLADLQCDVVESKVWTHNGRIASLIYVKDSSSGSAIEDSQKINKIELRLRNVLKGDNDIRSAKISFSMAVMHTERRLHQLMFVDRDYERAPILKLTSDNASVTVQNWEGRGYSVVNVQCKDRTKLLFDIVCNLTDMEYVVFHATINTDGDRAYLEFYIRHKDGTPISSEPERQRVIQCLKAAVERRASEGVRLELCTEDRQGLLAEVVRTFRENGLNVTRAEISTIGNMAKNIFYVTDAIGNPADSKIIESVRQKIGLSNLEVKELPLINHQEAEREDQAVGMGGAVLLSIGSLVRRNLYHLGLIKSCS